The following coding sequences are from one Pseudonocardia sp. EC080619-01 window:
- a CDS encoding trypsin-like peptidase domain-containing protein, whose amino-acid sequence MSQLPRRLARRIAGICAAAGLSAVAVLTVPGGTALAQPGPAPIGPGVQIVTPLGDGAELCTANFLFTGAGGQDGHRDGDGAEHQSSPAGKLYLGTAAHCTGTAESTGSVDGCVEPVMPEGTEVGITGRDGRTYSGTVAYNSWAAMQARGETDRAACGYNDFALIELSPEAAAVADPTVPGFGGPVALDTDGTRNGETVYSHQPNQLAATPDKQGISLGRPEGPRTHVVVTAPPGVPGDSGSGYLDSEGKAFGVLSSLLLPTAANGVADIAQALDYAAEYGRIGKVDLVPGTAPFAPDTLRMTELPAGPQLPAQPLPDLTPAPLR is encoded by the coding sequence ATGTCGCAGCTGCCCCGCCGTCTCGCACGGCGGATCGCCGGGATCTGCGCCGCGGCCGGCCTGTCGGCCGTCGCGGTCCTCACCGTCCCCGGTGGCACCGCGCTCGCCCAGCCGGGGCCCGCCCCGATCGGGCCCGGCGTGCAGATCGTCACGCCACTCGGCGACGGCGCGGAGCTCTGCACGGCGAACTTCCTGTTCACCGGAGCGGGCGGCCAGGACGGGCACCGCGACGGCGACGGCGCCGAGCACCAGTCGTCCCCGGCCGGGAAGCTCTACCTCGGCACGGCCGCGCACTGCACGGGTACCGCCGAGTCGACGGGCTCGGTGGACGGCTGCGTCGAACCGGTCATGCCGGAGGGCACGGAGGTCGGCATCACCGGTCGTGACGGCCGCACCTACAGCGGCACCGTCGCCTACAACTCCTGGGCGGCGATGCAGGCGCGCGGCGAGACCGACCGGGCGGCCTGTGGCTACAACGACTTCGCGCTGATCGAGCTGAGCCCGGAGGCCGCGGCGGTCGCCGACCCGACGGTGCCCGGCTTCGGCGGCCCCGTGGCCCTCGACACCGACGGCACCCGCAACGGCGAGACCGTCTACAGCCACCAGCCGAACCAGCTGGCGGCGACGCCGGACAAGCAGGGGATCAGCCTGGGCAGGCCGGAGGGGCCGCGCACGCACGTCGTCGTCACCGCACCGCCGGGGGTGCCGGGCGACTCGGGCTCGGGCTACCTCGACTCCGAGGGCAAGGCCTTCGGTGTGCTGTCCAGCCTGCTGCTGCCGACCGCGGCCAACGGCGTCGCCGACATCGCGCAGGCCCTGGACTACGCGGCCGAGTACGGCCGGATCGGGAAGGTGGACCTCGTCCCCGGAACCGCGCCGTTCGCGCCGGACACGCTCCGGATGACCGAGCTGCCGGCCGGCCCGCAGCTCCCTGCGCAGCCGCTGCCGGACCTCACGCCCGCACCGCTGCGCTGA
- a CDS encoding GNAT family N-acetyltransferase, whose translation MNAVRPAGPADVPAMVRLVHELADYEKAADECGLTDDQLHAALFGAEPVAWAHVATTGDGEVVGIAIWFRTFSTWEGVAGMHLEDLYVSPAHRGGGHGVRLLAALAAECADRGWARLEWNVLDWNTPAIGFYRSIGAGPNDGWTTYRLTGGPLAALASRAAQSG comes from the coding sequence GTGAACGCCGTGCGCCCGGCCGGCCCGGCCGACGTCCCGGCGATGGTCCGGCTCGTGCACGAGCTGGCCGACTACGAGAAGGCCGCCGACGAGTGCGGTCTCACCGACGACCAGCTGCACGCGGCGCTGTTCGGCGCCGAGCCCGTCGCGTGGGCGCACGTCGCGACCACCGGCGACGGCGAGGTGGTCGGGATCGCGATCTGGTTCCGGACCTTCTCCACCTGGGAGGGCGTCGCCGGGATGCACCTGGAGGACCTCTACGTCTCGCCCGCGCACCGGGGCGGCGGCCACGGCGTGCGGCTGCTCGCCGCGCTGGCCGCCGAGTGCGCGGACCGCGGGTGGGCCCGGCTGGAGTGGAACGTGCTCGACTGGAACACCCCGGCGATCGGCTTCTACCGGTCGATCGGGGCCGGGCCGAACGACGGCTGGACCACCTACCGGCTCACCGGCGGCCCGCTGGCCGCGCTCGCGTCGCGCGCCGCTCAGTCCGGGTAG
- a CDS encoding acid phosphatase — translation MSSEADPYGRVLLLRHGETEWSRTGKHTGRTDIPLTGAGRAAARSVRDALTLVRHDDPPARVLCSPRTRARDTAELAGLAVDAVDERLSEWDYGDGEGLTTPQIRETLPGWTVWDGPWPGGETAGDVSARADSVLADARALLGGGDVVLVGHGHFSRVLTARWIGQPASGGVHFRMDPAGVTVLGFERGVPRLDHLNQRPTGTSS, via the coding sequence GTGAGCTCCGAAGCCGACCCGTACGGCCGCGTCCTGCTCCTGCGGCACGGTGAGACCGAGTGGTCGCGGACCGGGAAGCACACCGGCCGCACCGACATCCCGCTCACCGGTGCCGGGCGGGCCGCCGCCCGCAGCGTCCGGGACGCGCTGACCCTGGTCCGCCACGACGACCCGCCCGCCCGCGTCCTCTGCTCCCCGCGCACACGCGCGCGGGACACCGCCGAGCTCGCCGGGCTGGCCGTCGACGCCGTCGACGAGCGACTGTCCGAGTGGGACTACGGCGACGGCGAGGGCCTCACCACCCCGCAGATCCGCGAGACGCTGCCCGGCTGGACCGTGTGGGACGGCCCGTGGCCCGGCGGCGAGACCGCGGGCGACGTGTCCGCCCGCGCCGACTCCGTGCTGGCCGACGCCCGCGCGCTGCTCGGGGGCGGTGACGTCGTCCTGGTCGGGCACGGCCACTTCTCCCGGGTGCTCACCGCCCGGTGGATCGGGCAGCCGGCGAGCGGCGGCGTCCACTTCCGGATGGACCCGGCCGGGGTCACCGTCCTCGGGTTCGAGCGCGGGGTCCCGCGCCTCGACCACCTCAACCAGCGGCCCACCGGGACGTCGTCGTGA
- a CDS encoding NADP-dependent malic enzyme, whose translation MTLAQDRPTAAPHRDEVFGAHEGGKLATGLTAPLADARDLSIAYTPGVADVCRAIADDASLASRYTWAHRLVAVVSDGTAVLGLGDIGPRASLPVMEGKSALFKSFAGLDSIPLVLDTTDVDEIVETLVRLRPTFGAVNLEDVSAPRCFELERRLVEALDCPVMHDDQHGTAVVLLAALDGACRLQGRPLADLRIVISGAGAAGIACARILLAAGASDVVLLDSRGIVDAGRGGEKADLAAVTNPRGVTGGIAEAMDGADVFVGLSSATLPEEVLATMAPEGMVFALSNPDPEVHPDVAARHAAIVATGRSDFPNQINNVLAFPGIFRGALDVHARRITDGMKVAAARAIADVVADELSPSKIVPGPFDPRVAPAVAAAVARAAGDSGATSG comes from the coding sequence ATGACGCTCGCCCAGGACCGCCCGACCGCCGCCCCGCACCGAGACGAGGTGTTCGGCGCGCACGAGGGCGGGAAGCTCGCGACCGGGCTGACCGCGCCGCTGGCCGACGCCCGGGACCTGTCGATCGCCTACACCCCCGGTGTGGCGGACGTCTGCCGCGCCATCGCCGACGACGCCTCGCTCGCCTCCCGCTACACCTGGGCGCACCGGCTGGTGGCGGTCGTGAGCGACGGCACCGCGGTGCTCGGCCTGGGCGACATCGGCCCGCGGGCGTCGCTGCCGGTGATGGAGGGCAAGTCGGCGCTGTTCAAGTCGTTCGCCGGCCTGGACTCGATCCCGCTGGTGCTCGACACCACCGACGTCGACGAGATCGTCGAGACGCTCGTGCGGCTGCGTCCGACCTTCGGGGCGGTGAACCTGGAGGACGTCTCGGCCCCGCGCTGCTTCGAGCTGGAGCGTCGGCTGGTCGAGGCCCTGGACTGCCCGGTCATGCACGACGACCAGCACGGCACCGCCGTGGTCCTGCTCGCGGCGCTCGACGGCGCCTGCCGGCTGCAGGGCCGCCCGCTCGCCGACCTGCGGATCGTCATCTCCGGTGCCGGTGCCGCCGGCATCGCGTGCGCCCGGATCCTGCTCGCCGCCGGTGCCTCGGACGTCGTGCTGCTCGACTCCCGCGGGATCGTCGACGCGGGGCGCGGGGGCGAGAAGGCCGACCTGGCCGCGGTCACCAACCCGCGTGGCGTGACCGGCGGGATCGCCGAGGCGATGGACGGGGCGGACGTGTTCGTCGGCCTCTCCAGCGCGACGCTGCCGGAGGAGGTGCTGGCCACGATGGCCCCCGAGGGCATGGTGTTCGCGCTGTCCAACCCGGACCCCGAGGTGCACCCGGACGTCGCCGCGCGGCACGCGGCGATCGTCGCGACCGGGCGCAGCGACTTCCCGAACCAGATCAACAACGTGCTGGCCTTCCCCGGGATCTTCCGGGGCGCGCTGGACGTGCACGCCCGCCGGATCACCGACGGGATGAAGGTCGCGGCCGCCCGGGCCATCGCGGACGTGGTGGCCGACGAGCTGAGCCCGTCGAAGATCGTTCCCGGGCCGTTCGACCCGCGCGTGGCGCCCGCCGTCGCAGCCGCCGTCGCCCGTGCCGCGGGTGACAGCGGGGCGACGTCCGGGTGA